Proteins co-encoded in one Synechococcus elongatus PCC 6301 genomic window:
- a CDS encoding DUF1995 family protein → MLAFPADLETAVEQAKEAAQRALAAGLTRIQVDLAIPELKIQPIAWQFLAAFLDRGAKLRVFFPDPGAAALARRDWGELPFSVRGMEELKAAVQPEEELFIFIEPSSVEVQRLEQLCQEIGDRPVILLNPRLEDVATIGIGYAARQLRERFLNQWQSAYYLSPLEGAAIFQAYPQRWQVWQETDTGYELLQEYDQRPNGEDLDRLFAGLAPVDVEVPLGVAAPTAPTRPSRGGLLNELQRFLRALGS, encoded by the coding sequence ATGCTGGCTTTTCCCGCCGATCTTGAAACCGCTGTCGAACAGGCCAAGGAGGCAGCCCAGCGGGCCCTTGCCGCCGGATTGACCCGCATTCAAGTTGACCTAGCGATCCCAGAGCTCAAAATTCAGCCGATCGCTTGGCAGTTTTTAGCGGCTTTCCTCGACCGAGGAGCTAAGCTGCGGGTCTTCTTCCCCGATCCGGGCGCTGCGGCCCTAGCTCGGCGTGATTGGGGAGAGCTACCGTTTTCAGTGCGGGGCATGGAGGAGCTGAAAGCAGCCGTACAGCCCGAGGAAGAGCTGTTTATTTTCATTGAGCCCTCGTCGGTTGAAGTCCAGCGGTTGGAACAACTCTGTCAAGAGATTGGCGATCGCCCCGTGATCTTGTTGAACCCGCGATTGGAGGATGTGGCCACCATTGGCATTGGCTATGCAGCGCGGCAACTGCGGGAACGCTTTCTGAATCAGTGGCAGTCGGCTTACTACCTCTCGCCTTTGGAAGGGGCCGCCATTTTTCAGGCCTACCCGCAGCGCTGGCAGGTGTGGCAAGAAACCGACACTGGCTATGAGCTGCTGCAGGAATATGACCAACGACCCAACGGGGAAGACCTCGATCGGCTCTTTGCCGGCCTTGCCCCCGTGGATGTCGAGGTGCCCCTTGGGGTGGCAGCTCCAACAGCCCCTACGCGACCGAGTCGTGGCGGTCTCTTGAACGAATTACAACGCTTTCTCCGAGCCCTCGGGAGCTGA
- the dapF gene encoding diaminopimelate epimerase, whose protein sequence is MSLQFAKYHGLGNDFILVDNRESGEPRLTPEQAVQVCDRNFGVGADGVIFALPGSGDSDYVMRIFNSDGSEPEMCGNGIRCLAKFLSELDGGAQSRYRIATGAGLIVPTLTETGLVTVDMGPAYLKPVEIPTTLTGTGDRVVEADLEVGDRPWKVTTVSMGNPHCITFVEDVAAVPLAEIGPLFEHHPVFPQRTNTEFVEVVRPDYLKMRVWERGAGATLACGTGACATLVAAVLTGRSDRQATVELPGGPLQIEWREDGHLFMTGPAVKVFSGSMELAA, encoded by the coding sequence ATGTCTCTGCAGTTCGCGAAATATCACGGTCTTGGCAATGATTTCATCCTGGTGGACAACCGCGAGTCTGGGGAACCAAGGCTAACCCCGGAGCAAGCAGTGCAGGTCTGCGATCGCAACTTTGGGGTCGGTGCGGACGGCGTCATTTTTGCGCTGCCCGGCAGCGGCGACAGCGACTATGTCATGCGGATCTTTAACTCTGACGGTTCAGAACCGGAGATGTGCGGCAACGGCATCCGCTGTTTGGCCAAATTTTTGAGCGAGCTGGATGGCGGGGCTCAATCCCGCTATCGCATTGCTACCGGTGCTGGCTTGATTGTGCCAACGCTAACCGAGACTGGCTTAGTCACTGTCGATATGGGGCCGGCTTACCTCAAACCAGTTGAAATCCCGACGACGCTGACAGGTACTGGCGATCGTGTCGTCGAAGCAGACTTGGAAGTAGGCGATCGCCCTTGGAAGGTCACAACCGTCAGCATGGGTAACCCCCACTGCATTACCTTCGTCGAGGATGTTGCGGCCGTTCCCTTAGCGGAGATCGGGCCACTGTTTGAGCATCATCCTGTCTTTCCCCAGCGCACCAATACTGAGTTTGTCGAGGTTGTCCGGCCCGACTACCTGAAGATGCGCGTCTGGGAGCGAGGGGCTGGCGCAACCCTAGCCTGTGGAACCGGAGCTTGTGCCACCTTGGTCGCGGCTGTCCTGACCGGTCGGAGCGATCGCCAAGCGACGGTGGAACTTCCGGGCGGGCCGCTACAAATTGAATGGCGAGAAGACGGTCATCTGTTTATGACTGGCCCGGCAGTTAAGGTGTTCAGCGGTAGCATGGAACTAGCTGCCTAA
- a CDS encoding DUF4330 domain-containing protein: MAILDSQGRLFGRFSLIDLGAGIILVAAIAGIFLSPTLTTSVAQVTGQRQALQVDVMIRGLTAKNPTALFATIEKEAKTNLIIRNQPYGQIDLVSIQPLPRSVLVPQPDGGVKALPDPRPEQAYTSDTIITLAGQAQPTPDGYVLGNVKLKVGTPIELEGKDYRFGGSVIDIRPVQP, from the coding sequence ATGGCTATTCTCGATTCCCAAGGTCGTCTTTTTGGCCGGTTTAGCCTGATCGATCTGGGCGCTGGGATCATTTTGGTTGCAGCGATCGCAGGGATTTTCCTCTCGCCAACCCTGACGACTTCTGTCGCCCAAGTCACCGGACAGCGTCAAGCCCTGCAGGTGGACGTGATGATTCGCGGGCTCACCGCCAAGAATCCCACTGCGCTCTTTGCCACGATTGAGAAAGAGGCCAAAACCAATCTGATCATCCGCAACCAGCCCTACGGTCAGATCGATTTAGTTAGTATCCAGCCCTTGCCGCGATCGGTTCTGGTGCCCCAGCCCGATGGCGGAGTCAAGGCGCTACCCGATCCTCGCCCTGAGCAGGCCTACACCAGCGATACGATCATCACCTTGGCGGGGCAAGCCCAACCAACGCCCGATGGCTATGTTTTGGGGAACGTCAAGCTGAAGGTGGGCACCCCAATTGAACTCGAGGGCAAAGACTATCGGTTTGGCGGCAGTGTGATTGACATTCGTCCGGTTCAACCCTGA
- a CDS encoding cysteine desulfurase family protein has translation MSTYLDYSATTSMRPEVLERFTAVAQEQWGNAASLHQWGNRAALVLERSRQQVAALIQAEPEAIAFSSGGTESDNWAILSPYLADPRPGHLIISAVEHSAIARPAAWLEQRGWQVTRLPVDRSGRIQPADLASAVRPDTRLISVIWGQSEVGTIQPIAELAAIAREHGILFHTDAVQVAGRLPIDVQRLPIDLLSLSSHKLYGPQGVGALYIRPGVELAPLLQGGNQESGLRSGTPPIAAIAAFGEAAQLAAAELPHETARLQSLRDRLIAVLATEPRLRLTGDPIQRLPHHASFIARGGTTGTSQQLVRAMNRLGFGISGGSACNSGRSQPSPVLLAMGYSPQEALAGIRFSLGRSTQLAEVEAAAIALRSALHSLPQASLLSPA, from the coding sequence ATGTCAACCTACTTGGACTACAGCGCCACGACCTCGATGCGGCCTGAGGTTTTGGAGCGTTTCACGGCCGTTGCCCAAGAGCAGTGGGGCAATGCAGCTAGCTTGCACCAGTGGGGTAATCGCGCAGCCCTCGTGCTAGAGCGATCGCGCCAGCAGGTCGCGGCCCTGATCCAAGCGGAACCGGAGGCAATCGCCTTTAGCTCCGGCGGTACGGAATCGGATAACTGGGCAATTCTCAGTCCCTATCTTGCAGACCCGCGGCCGGGGCATCTGATCATCTCCGCCGTCGAACATTCCGCGATCGCTCGGCCAGCCGCTTGGCTAGAGCAACGGGGCTGGCAGGTAACGCGCTTGCCGGTTGATCGTAGCGGCCGCATTCAACCCGCGGATCTGGCCAGTGCGGTTCGCCCAGACACCCGCCTGATCTCAGTGATCTGGGGTCAAAGCGAAGTCGGAACGATCCAACCGATCGCAGAGCTTGCCGCGATCGCTCGTGAACATGGCATCCTCTTCCACACCGACGCGGTCCAAGTAGCGGGACGTTTACCGATCGATGTGCAGCGGCTGCCGATCGATTTGCTCTCGCTCTCCAGCCATAAACTCTACGGTCCCCAAGGAGTTGGGGCACTCTACATTCGGCCAGGTGTTGAGTTAGCGCCCCTCCTGCAGGGTGGGAATCAAGAAAGTGGCCTGCGCTCGGGAACGCCACCGATTGCTGCGATCGCGGCCTTTGGTGAAGCCGCCCAGCTTGCCGCCGCCGAACTCCCCCACGAGACGGCGCGCCTCCAATCCCTGCGCGATCGCCTCATTGCGGTACTGGCCACCGAACCCCGTCTCAGGCTGACAGGTGACCCCATCCAGCGGCTGCCCCATCATGCCAGTTTTATCGCCCGAGGTGGCACAACTGGGACCAGTCAACAGCTGGTACGAGCCATGAATCGGCTGGGTTTTGGCATCAGTGGCGGTTCTGCTTGCAACAGTGGCCGCAGCCAGCCCAGTCCCGTCCTGCTAGCCATGGGGTATAGTCCCCAAGAAGCCTTGGCAGGTATTCGTTTCAGCCTGGGTCGATCGACCCAGTTGGCTGAGGTAGAAGCGGCGGCGATCGCCCTGCGATCGGCGCTCCACAGCTTGCCCCAAGCCTCGTTGTTGTCTCCGGCCTAA
- the fni gene encoding type 2 isopentenyl-diphosphate Delta-isomerase: MNFPIAAESSLPQRKAEHLQLCLEAGVESPEVTTGLERYRFQHCALPNLSLQALDLGTQFLGRSLGAPLLISSMTGGTETAQRINCRLAIAAQKYRLAMGVGSQRVMLRQPETTPTFDVRDLAPDILLLANLGAVQLNYGVTPAEAQQLVDRLGADALILHLNPLQECIQAEGDTDFRGLLGRIGELCAALSVPVIVKEVGNGLSAMVAAQLLSAGVAALDVAGAGGTSWSRVEGQRAVDPLLRRLGDRFGDWGIPTAESLQQVRQVSATVPLIASGGIRHGLDAAKAIALGADLVGLARPFLVAADQSEEVLDQWITELLAELRIVRFCTDSGDWAALRRPGVLRPC, translated from the coding sequence GTGAACTTCCCGATCGCAGCTGAGTCGTCCCTCCCCCAACGGAAAGCTGAACATCTCCAACTCTGTCTTGAGGCTGGAGTCGAAAGCCCCGAGGTGACGACCGGGTTGGAGCGCTATCGTTTCCAGCATTGTGCGCTGCCAAATTTGAGTCTGCAGGCGCTGGACCTAGGGACGCAGTTCTTGGGGCGATCGCTGGGGGCACCGCTGCTGATCTCGTCGATGACCGGCGGAACCGAAACCGCGCAGCGGATCAACTGTCGTTTGGCGATCGCGGCGCAGAAGTATCGGCTCGCCATGGGTGTGGGTTCCCAACGGGTAATGCTGCGGCAGCCTGAGACCACGCCAACCTTTGACGTACGGGATCTGGCGCCCGATATTTTGCTGCTTGCCAACCTTGGCGCCGTGCAACTCAACTACGGTGTGACGCCAGCAGAGGCTCAGCAGCTAGTCGATCGCCTCGGTGCAGATGCCCTGATTCTCCATCTCAACCCACTCCAGGAATGTATTCAGGCAGAAGGCGATACAGACTTTCGCGGGCTACTGGGTCGGATTGGGGAACTCTGCGCCGCCCTGAGCGTCCCTGTCATCGTCAAAGAAGTGGGTAATGGCCTCTCAGCCATGGTGGCAGCGCAACTGTTATCCGCTGGCGTAGCGGCACTGGATGTGGCCGGTGCGGGCGGCACCTCTTGGTCACGCGTGGAAGGCCAACGGGCAGTGGATCCGTTGCTGCGTCGCTTGGGCGATCGCTTTGGGGATTGGGGCATTCCCACAGCCGAGAGTTTGCAACAAGTCCGCCAAGTCAGTGCCACCGTACCGTTGATTGCCTCTGGCGGGATTCGTCACGGCCTCGATGCAGCCAAGGCGATCGCTCTCGGCGCTGATTTAGTCGGCCTCGCGCGCCCCTTCTTGGTCGCGGCAGACCAATCGGAAGAGGTACTCGATCAGTGGATTACCGAATTATTGGCCGAGCTGCGCATCGTGCGTTTCTGCACCGACAGTGGCGATTGGGCAGCGCTGCGGCGACCGGGGGTCTTGCGACCCTGCTGA
- a CDS encoding Hfq-related RNA-binding protein: MALLDTSLPSVRLLQQYIREQVFLEVKLNSGDIWQARLLWQDPDCLCLKTPQEETVILWRAALVSLRPLL; the protein is encoded by the coding sequence GTGGCCTTGCTCGATACCAGCCTGCCCAGTGTTCGACTTCTACAGCAATACATTCGCGAGCAGGTATTTCTAGAAGTCAAACTCAACAGCGGTGATATCTGGCAGGCGCGGCTGCTCTGGCAAGACCCAGACTGCCTCTGCCTCAAAACCCCTCAAGAAGAAACGGTGATCCTGTGGCGAGCGGCGCTCGTGTCGCTGCGACCCCTCCTCTAG
- a CDS encoding prepilin peptidase, with translation MFEAVALLFVAVLGAAIGSFLNVVIYRLPLGLSLLHPPSRCPYCRRSLRPQDNLPVVGWLKLRGRCHFCQHRIPARYPIVEALTAALFVLLAVQFGWSAATLGGWIFFSWLLALSVIDLDTMTLPNVLTASGLAVGVAFQLAIAPATWPVTLFWSLFVAIAALWLSDLFRWLGEFALRQPVLGGGDSKLLALLGVWLGGPKLLLALFLACLSGAIAGGIGRWRGTLKPMQAMPFGPFLALGGAIAWIWGAEWIDLYMRVLLF, from the coding sequence ATGTTTGAAGCCGTTGCGCTGCTGTTTGTCGCAGTTTTGGGAGCCGCGATCGGGAGCTTTTTAAATGTGGTGATCTACCGATTGCCCCTCGGTCTGTCACTGCTGCATCCCCCCTCCCGCTGTCCCTACTGCCGGCGATCGCTGCGGCCGCAAGATAATCTGCCGGTTGTTGGCTGGCTAAAGCTGCGGGGGCGTTGCCATTTCTGCCAGCATCGGATTCCCGCTCGCTACCCAATTGTTGAAGCCCTAACTGCTGCTCTGTTCGTCCTGCTGGCGGTGCAGTTTGGCTGGTCTGCGGCCACGCTCGGCGGCTGGATTTTTTTCTCGTGGTTGCTTGCGCTCAGTGTCATAGACCTCGATACGATGACCCTACCCAATGTCTTGACGGCGTCGGGGCTGGCGGTGGGTGTGGCTTTTCAGTTGGCGATCGCACCCGCAACCTGGCCCGTGACCCTGTTCTGGTCCTTGTTTGTGGCGATCGCGGCGCTATGGCTGAGTGATCTATTTCGCTGGCTGGGAGAATTCGCTCTGCGGCAGCCGGTGCTCGGGGGCGGTGACAGCAAGTTGTTGGCGCTGTTGGGTGTTTGGCTGGGCGGGCCCAAACTCCTTTTGGCACTGTTCCTTGCTTGCCTGAGTGGTGCAATCGCGGGGGGGATTGGGCGTTGGCGCGGCACCCTCAAACCCATGCAAGCAATGCCTTTTGGCCCATTCCTGGCCTTGGGTGGGGCGATCGCTTGGATCTGGGGAGCCGAGTGGATTGATCTCTATATGCGAGTTTTGCTCTTTTAA
- the dacB gene encoding D-alanyl-D-alanine carboxypeptidase/D-alanyl-D-alanine endopeptidase has protein sequence MDYRIIGRAAHRAFLHRQWRLGSAAATGGLATLLIGLLAWSLCPAALPARLEALLRQDRSVRWSIAIADLDGRSLFRYRAAEALIPASNQKLLTTIAALNRLGPDARLQTRLWLQPSRQTLIVEGAGDPSFDRAGINALAATVPSDRYNQLIGLDDPASSYWPAAWSGLDRLQGYGAPLNRLIFLENAHQLTLQPRSLGQPLGVLWEDPLDRQRWQVRNRSRTVSSQAAEFINLDRDPQRPILTVAGQLRAGSESEAVAIAATQPGQRFLEALQIRLGTAGSSISTVSLQTNWPSGDRILLTTVESPPLRELIRTTNEDSQNLYAEALLRWIGRSGQPDPVRDRRAADQAELGRALQAIGISTTGLVVDDGSGLSRRNRVSAQTLLEALLWQVQQPTNQALRDSLPIAGSSGTLRRRFANSPLRGRVQAKTGFLTGAAGLSGFIDLPNYGPIAFSILANQPNATSLTSRIDRLVNAIAPLTRCDR, from the coding sequence GTGGATTACCGAATTATTGGCCGAGCTGCGCATCGTGCGTTTCTGCACCGACAGTGGCGATTGGGCAGCGCTGCGGCGACCGGGGGTCTTGCGACCCTGCTGATTGGCTTGCTGGCTTGGAGCTTGTGTCCGGCAGCCCTACCAGCGCGACTTGAAGCCTTGCTCCGGCAAGACCGATCGGTGCGCTGGAGTATCGCGATCGCGGATTTGGACGGGCGATCGCTATTTCGCTACCGGGCTGCCGAAGCACTGATTCCTGCCTCAAACCAAAAGCTCCTGACCACGATTGCAGCCCTGAATCGGCTCGGTCCAGACGCCCGCTTACAAACCCGCCTCTGGCTGCAACCCAGTCGCCAAACCCTCATTGTGGAAGGGGCAGGCGACCCCAGCTTCGATCGCGCTGGCATCAATGCGCTAGCCGCAACTGTCCCCAGCGATCGCTACAACCAACTGATTGGTCTGGACGACCCAGCCAGCAGCTATTGGCCAGCAGCCTGGTCTGGTCTCGATCGCCTGCAGGGCTACGGTGCGCCCCTCAATCGCCTCATTTTTCTAGAAAACGCCCACCAGCTAACGCTCCAACCCCGCAGTTTGGGCCAACCGCTGGGGGTGTTGTGGGAAGATCCCCTCGATCGCCAGCGCTGGCAGGTCCGCAATCGATCGCGAACCGTCTCCAGCCAAGCAGCGGAGTTTATCAATCTCGATCGCGATCCCCAACGCCCCATCCTGACTGTGGCGGGACAACTGCGAGCTGGCTCCGAATCTGAGGCCGTCGCGATCGCCGCCACTCAACCGGGGCAGCGCTTCCTGGAAGCTTTGCAAATCCGCCTTGGTACTGCCGGGAGTTCCATCTCCACAGTTTCGCTCCAAACCAACTGGCCCAGCGGCGATCGCATCCTCTTGACCACCGTGGAATCGCCGCCCCTACGAGAGTTAATCCGCACCACCAATGAGGACAGTCAAAACCTCTACGCTGAAGCGCTGCTGCGGTGGATCGGACGAAGCGGGCAACCGGATCCTGTGCGCGATCGCCGAGCCGCTGATCAAGCAGAATTAGGTCGTGCCCTCCAAGCGATCGGGATCTCAACGACTGGGCTCGTCGTGGATGACGGCTCAGGCTTATCCCGCCGCAATCGCGTCAGCGCCCAAACATTGCTAGAGGCGCTTCTCTGGCAGGTGCAACAACCCACTAATCAGGCCCTGCGCGACTCTCTACCGATCGCTGGCTCCAGCGGGACGTTACGCCGCCGCTTTGCCAATAGTCCGCTCCGTGGACGAGTTCAAGCCAAAACCGGTTTTCTCACGGGGGCAGCGGGACTCTCCGGCTTTATTGATTTACCGAACTACGGTCCGATCGCCTTCAGCATCTTGGCCAATCAGCCCAACGCCACTAGCCTCACGAGCCGCATCGATCGCCTTGTCAATGCGATCGCGCCGCTCACTCGTTGCGATCGCTGA
- a CDS encoding late competence development ComFB family protein, with the protein MTIALEQCVDEALRLGFLTPALEASVNQVCDQATALSELQQLALRRLISALRSGEVIVVPRQQLFNLMEELVFSEAIAQVSAFELREEVTLDLPAIVVHALNRLPPLYATSLDQAQTLRQLGLQQYQALIAARVSEAISLGFGLRSSGPSTEVGRDRQPLLLQVAPLLQMLAPDD; encoded by the coding sequence ATGACGATCGCCTTAGAACAGTGCGTGGATGAAGCTCTGCGTCTGGGCTTTCTGACGCCAGCCCTCGAAGCCAGCGTCAACCAAGTCTGCGATCAAGCAACGGCGCTGTCGGAACTGCAGCAGTTGGCCTTGCGCCGTTTGATTAGTGCTCTGCGCAGCGGCGAAGTGATCGTGGTGCCTCGGCAGCAGCTATTCAACCTGATGGAAGAGCTGGTTTTCTCAGAAGCGATCGCTCAAGTGAGTGCCTTTGAGTTGCGCGAGGAAGTCACCCTTGATCTGCCTGCGATCGTCGTCCACGCCCTCAATCGCTTGCCGCCGCTTTACGCCACCAGCCTCGATCAGGCTCAAACCCTCCGCCAGCTGGGCCTGCAGCAGTATCAAGCTCTGATTGCAGCACGGGTTAGCGAAGCTATCTCCTTGGGTTTTGGTTTGCGATCGTCGGGGCCAAGTACAGAGGTCGGTCGCGATCGCCAGCCACTACTCCTGCAAGTGGCACCGCTGTTGCAGATGCTGGCTCCCGACGATTAG
- a CDS encoding M23 family metallopeptidase, translating into MLRPLLPSFLSVVALTPVIVQPTDVLTATVTPLAPRQGETLQVSIQSSAETPPQVRFGPRTIPVFGIGAGQYRALIPTTPVLKTGGYLLTVQGATQARRIPIEVARRSFPVQRIWLPPGKSDLGTDFEFDRVDAFKALITPELFWTGPLRRPAPGRISTGYGVRRYYNGVFAEDYFHRGLDYADATGTPVRAPAAGRIALVGYEQQGFEVHGNTIGIDHGQGIASILIHLNRINVREGQFVQAGDVIGTVGNTGAFTGPHLHWGFYVLGESVDPTPWLQRGLN; encoded by the coding sequence ATGCTGCGTCCTCTGCTCCCCTCATTTCTCTCAGTGGTGGCGCTCACACCAGTGATTGTTCAGCCCACCGACGTGCTGACGGCAACCGTGACGCCGCTGGCACCGCGACAGGGCGAAACCCTGCAAGTCAGCATCCAGTCCTCGGCTGAAACGCCGCCTCAAGTGCGCTTTGGCCCCCGCACAATTCCTGTATTTGGGATCGGTGCAGGCCAGTATCGCGCCCTAATTCCGACAACACCTGTTCTGAAAACCGGCGGCTATTTACTAACGGTGCAAGGAGCGACCCAAGCGCGCCGCATCCCGATCGAAGTGGCACGCCGCAGTTTTCCGGTGCAGCGGATCTGGCTGCCGCCTGGTAAGTCCGACTTGGGCACAGACTTCGAGTTCGATCGTGTTGATGCCTTCAAGGCACTGATTACGCCGGAACTATTCTGGACTGGCCCCTTGCGCCGCCCAGCCCCTGGTCGCATCTCCACGGGCTATGGCGTGCGCCGCTACTACAACGGCGTGTTTGCTGAAGACTACTTCCATCGCGGTCTTGACTACGCCGATGCCACCGGAACTCCAGTGCGAGCGCCTGCGGCTGGCCGGATCGCCTTGGTCGGCTACGAGCAACAGGGCTTTGAAGTCCATGGCAACACGATCGGTATTGACCATGGTCAGGGCATTGCCAGCATTCTGATTCACCTCAACCGCATCAACGTTCGCGAAGGCCAGTTTGTCCAGGCCGGCGACGTCATTGGCACCGTAGGCAATACGGGCGCTTTTACGGGCCCGCACCTGCACTGGGGCTTTTATGTGCTGGGTGAATCGGTAGATCCCACACCATGGTTACAGCGAGGACTGAACTGA
- a CDS encoding metallophosphoesterase family protein yields MAGRRLIIGDVHGHYRSLYRLLELADPDTDDQVYCLGDLIDRGPDSAKVVALVRSQGYTSLMGNHEHLLSQVLAFPDLSELRLHWFQAGGQATLASFGSWEALEELRPWLQQLPLYLDLGEIWLVHAGVDPDLPLSRQDANEFCWIRDQFLARSQPFFANKTILVGHTITCTMAGIQPGYVAAGAGWLGLDTGVYHPRSGWLTALDWDNQRVFQVQAQSNETRVCDLAERLQTVLSNPAKGRRSLLRYPRDQVSPS; encoded by the coding sequence ATGGCAGGCCGACGACTGATTATTGGCGATGTGCATGGGCATTACCGCAGTCTCTATCGCTTGCTAGAGCTGGCTGACCCAGATACCGATGATCAGGTCTATTGCCTGGGTGATTTGATCGATCGCGGCCCTGACAGTGCCAAGGTCGTTGCCCTCGTGCGATCGCAGGGCTACACGAGTTTGATGGGCAACCACGAGCACTTGCTGTCCCAAGTGCTGGCCTTCCCTGACTTATCAGAACTGCGATTGCATTGGTTCCAAGCTGGTGGTCAGGCAACTTTAGCCAGTTTTGGCAGCTGGGAAGCTCTTGAAGAGTTGCGACCGTGGCTGCAACAACTGCCGCTCTATCTAGACTTAGGCGAGATTTGGCTCGTGCATGCCGGCGTCGATCCTGACCTGCCGTTGAGCCGCCAAGATGCCAACGAGTTTTGCTGGATTCGCGATCAATTTTTAGCGCGATCGCAGCCATTTTTTGCCAACAAAACGATTTTGGTGGGCCACACAATCACCTGCACCATGGCGGGCATCCAGCCGGGCTATGTAGCAGCGGGTGCCGGATGGTTGGGGCTAGATACGGGGGTCTATCACCCCAGAAGCGGCTGGCTAACGGCTCTGGACTGGGACAACCAGCGGGTGTTTCAAGTTCAGGCCCAGAGCAATGAAACGCGTGTCTGCGATTTGGCAGAGCGCCTCCAGACCGTGTTGTCCAATCCAGCAAAGGGTCGGCGATCGCTCCTACGATACCCTCGCGATCAGGTCAGTCCTAGTTAG
- a CDS encoding anti-sigma factor family protein — MSEQRSFERTSEPCFELLSAYLDNAVTATERKQVEQWLAEDADAQATFAQLRKLQQVWSRQRSAVISSDRSAEAIAAAVFADPRVRRRRWQRWAIPTGLAAMVAVAVGNSLVPEFSVRTATNRDPVMAPYPTGEPLFLALDEPVIELPRNPNNRVKPAAFLPASRR, encoded by the coding sequence GTGTCTGAGCAACGATCCTTCGAACGGACCTCAGAGCCATGTTTTGAACTGTTGAGCGCCTATCTCGACAATGCTGTCACGGCTACTGAACGGAAACAGGTTGAGCAGTGGCTCGCAGAAGATGCGGATGCTCAAGCCACCTTTGCCCAACTGCGAAAGCTGCAGCAGGTCTGGTCGCGGCAGCGATCGGCTGTGATCAGTAGCGATCGCAGTGCCGAAGCGATCGCGGCGGCTGTCTTTGCTGATCCCCGAGTCCGTCGTCGCCGCTGGCAACGTTGGGCCATTCCGACTGGTTTGGCGGCGATGGTAGCAGTGGCAGTCGGTAATTCTTTAGTGCCTGAATTCAGTGTTCGTACCGCTACCAATCGCGATCCGGTGATGGCTCCTTATCCTACGGGTGAGCCGCTTTTCTTGGCGCTGGATGAACCGGTGATCGAACTGCCCCGCAATCCCAACAATCGGGTCAAACCGGCTGCATTTCTGCCGGCCAGCCGCCGCTAA
- a CDS encoding sigma-70 family RNA polymerase sigma factor, translating into MTASVPCTWSNSEATGSRLPLSADQLPLDELVLRCQKQPSDRLAFTELVRRYQNHVERLIYHLAPDWEDRADLVQEVWIRVYRNLKNLQEPRSFKGWLSRIVTNLFYDELRRRKRRQPALSLDAPRLIGNDQLDWELPTEQAGPDEELEKQEFYNELRRAIAGLPESFRTTIVLREIEGLAYEEIAAATGVSLGTVKSRIARARQRLQDQLSGYLKLF; encoded by the coding sequence ATGACTGCATCTGTTCCCTGTACTTGGTCTAATTCCGAGGCTACAGGTTCTCGCTTGCCCCTCTCCGCTGATCAGCTTCCGCTCGATGAACTGGTGCTGCGCTGCCAAAAACAGCCCAGCGATCGCCTTGCGTTTACGGAGCTGGTGCGGCGCTACCAAAACCACGTGGAGCGCCTGATCTATCACCTAGCGCCCGACTGGGAAGATCGGGCTGATCTGGTGCAGGAAGTCTGGATTCGCGTCTATCGCAATCTCAAAAATCTGCAGGAACCTCGCAGCTTCAAAGGCTGGCTCAGCCGCATTGTCACTAACTTGTTCTACGACGAGCTGCGGCGGCGCAAGCGTCGCCAGCCGGCCCTCTCGCTGGATGCCCCCCGCCTAATCGGCAACGATCAGCTGGATTGGGAACTGCCAACCGAGCAGGCAGGCCCAGACGAGGAGTTGGAAAAACAAGAGTTCTACAACGAATTGCGGCGAGCGATCGCGGGGTTGCCTGAAAGTTTCCGCACCACGATCGTGCTGCGCGAAATCGAAGGCTTGGCCTACGAAGAGATTGCTGCCGCAACGGGGGTTTCTCTCGGGACTGTGAAATCTCGCATCGCCCGCGCCCGCCAGCGTCTCCAAGACCAACTCAGCGGTTATCTAAAACTCTTCTAA